The DNA region GAAACGATCGAAGGGGCGCGCGGCGGGTATTACAACGGCTTCCGGATTCACAGCGTGCGGCTGCCGGGCGTGTTCGCCCAACAGGAGGTTATTTTCGGCGGCTTTGGCCAAACGCTGAAAATCCGCCACGACTCTTATGAACGGGCCGGATATATGCCGGGGGTTAACCTGGCGATCAAGAAGGTGCTGGAATACGAAGGCATGGTTTACGGATTCGACTATTTTGTTGAATGATAAGGAGATTATGACCGTATGATAAACATTGCATTTATTGCTCATGATCGTAAAAAAGAAGATATCGTTAATTTCGCCATCGCTTATGAACATGTGTTTAAGGATAAAAAGCTGTACTCCACCGGAACGACGGGCAAACAAATTATGGAGAATACGAGCTTGAAAATCCACCGTTTCCTGTCCGGCCCGCTGGGCGGCGATCAGCAAATCGGATCATTGATCGCCCAAAATGAAATGGATCTGGTCATTTTCCTCCGCGATCCGCTGATGGCTCAGCCGCACGAGCCGGACATCACGGCGCTGCTGCGCCTGTGCGACGTGCACGGCATTCCGGTCGCCACGAACATGGCCACGGCGGAAATTTTGGTGCGGGCGTTGGACCGCGGCGATTTCGCCTGGCGCGAGCTGGTGGAACAGTATAAACCGGGGCTGGGACAATGAACGGGCCGCTGGATATTTTGATTTTCGGCGCGCATGCCGACGATGCCGAGATCGGAATGGCCGGCACGATCGCCAAACACGTTCACGCCGGATACCGGGTCGGTATTTGCGATTTGACGGAAGCCGAGCTGTCCTCCAACGGCAATCCCGAGCTGCGCAAGCAGGAAGCGGAGCGGGCCGCGCAGGAGCTTGGTCTGGCCGTGCGCCTGAATTTGGGATTGCCGGATCGCGGGCTGTCCGGTACGCCCGAACAAATCGCCGCCGTGGCCGAAACGATTCGCGAGCATGCGCCGCGCATTGTGTTCGCCCCTTATTGGGAAGACCGGCATCCCGATCATATCGCCTGCAGCAAGCTGGTGGAGGAGGCGGTGTTTAACGCCAAGCTGCGCCGTTATATGCCGGACAAGCCGACGGTTCCGGAGCCGGAGCTGTATTTTTATTTCATCAACGATTGGAAGACGCCGGACCTGGTAGTGGACGTCAGCGATTTTTATGAGGTAAAAGAGCGGGCGCTCGGCTGCTATCGTTCCCAATTCGGGCAAGGCGCTCCCGGCGAGGATGTCGCCGAGACGCCTTTGAACCAGGGCTATGTCGAACGCGTCAAGGCCCGGGACGCGCTGCTCGGGCAGCGGAAGCTCATTCCGTACGCCGAAGGTTTTGCGGTAAAATCGGCTTATCAAGTTAATCTATTCGGGTCCCGACGCACATAATCATAATCAGGGAACTAGAACATGAAGGAGGCCCCCGCCATATGGATCCATTTTTGAAAATAGGCATCACCTGTTACCCTTCTTTGGGCGGTTCGGGGGTTGTCGCCACCGAGCTTGGGAAACTGCTGGCGGAAAAAGGGCATGAGGTGCACTTTATTTCGCATAGCGTTCCTTTCCGTCTGGGTGGTTACCATAAAAACATTTTTTATCATGAAGTGGAAGTCAGCGATTATTACGTGTTCCGCTACCCTCCTTACGATTTGTCGCTTGCGACGAAAATGGCGCAGGTCGCCAAAACGCAGGGGCTGGATGTGCTGCATGTCCATTACGCCGTTCCCCATGCCGTTTGCGCTTTTTTGGCCAAACAGATGATCGGCGACTCGCTGAAGGTCGTCACCACGCTGCACGGGACGGACATTACCGTATTGGCCCAGGACGAATCGCTGAAGGACCTGATCCGGTTGGCGATTAACGAGAGCGACGCGGTCACGTCGGTTTCGCTGGATCTGACGCGGGAGACGCGGGAGGTGCTGGACATCACCCGGGATATCGATTTGACGTATAATTTCGTCGACGAGCGGGTGTATTACCCCCGGGACGCGGCCGGCTGCCGCGCGGACTTCGCCGAACCCGGCGAACAAGTGCTGATGCATATTTCCAATTTCCGCCCGGTCAAGCGGGTGGCGGACGTCGTGGACATCTTCCATCGCGTCAACGAAGAAGTGCCGTCGAAGCTGCTGCTTGTCGGCGAAGGACCGGATCTTCCGAAAATCCAGCTGAAAATCAAAGAGTTGGGGCTAAGCGACCGGG from Paenibacillus macerans includes:
- the bshB1 gene encoding bacillithiol biosynthesis deacetylase BshB1 is translated as MNGPLDILIFGAHADDAEIGMAGTIAKHVHAGYRVGICDLTEAELSSNGNPELRKQEAERAAQELGLAVRLNLGLPDRGLSGTPEQIAAVAETIREHAPRIVFAPYWEDRHPDHIACSKLVEEAVFNAKLRRYMPDKPTVPEPELYFYFINDWKTPDLVVDVSDFYEVKERALGCYRSQFGQGAPGEDVAETPLNQGYVERVKARDALLGQRKLIPYAEGFAVKSAYQVNLFGSRRT
- the mgsA gene encoding methylglyoxal synthase, which encodes MINIAFIAHDRKKEDIVNFAIAYEHVFKDKKLYSTGTTGKQIMENTSLKIHRFLSGPLGGDQQIGSLIAQNEMDLVIFLRDPLMAQPHEPDITALLRLCDVHGIPVATNMATAEILVRALDRGDFAWRELVEQYKPGLGQ
- the bshA gene encoding N-acetyl-alpha-D-glucosaminyl L-malate synthase BshA — encoded protein: MDPFLKIGITCYPSLGGSGVVATELGKLLAEKGHEVHFISHSVPFRLGGYHKNIFYHEVEVSDYYVFRYPPYDLSLATKMAQVAKTQGLDVLHVHYAVPHAVCAFLAKQMIGDSLKVVTTLHGTDITVLAQDESLKDLIRLAINESDAVTSVSLDLTRETREVLDITRDIDLTYNFVDERVYYPRDAAGCRADFAEPGEQVLMHISNFRPVKRVADVVDIFHRVNEEVPSKLLLVGEGPDLPKIQLKIKELGLSDRVHFLGKQDDIAHVISMADILLLPSEKESFGLVALEAMACGVPTVGTIAGGIPELVKHGETGFLAPIGDTKRMAEYCLTLLKSPELGAKMREACLTRARKEFSSQQTMANYEEIYYRVLNLEAPQLKPACS